The following coding sequences lie in one Cannabis sativa cultivar Pink pepper isolate KNU-18-1 chromosome 5, ASM2916894v1, whole genome shotgun sequence genomic window:
- the LOC115716469 gene encoding plant intracellular Ras-group-related LRR protein 5: MAVIPEQVVETVEEIMMTYKSLPPRPTIEEVEAAMSVIKTVNTEEQLKLEEISKQEPPKNVPQDLFVVLQEVRKTVVLFHSYEQRREAVHVVEVDSKFQIFDDLIQRASGLVSGDTQMKKPAKFSEPVEKPAKILRDAVISDASLVTTATATAKKKNREVEMKSEKIVPLGLERSSSAKASFYAGNSEKFSLMKVAALIENTAKSGSQVLDLKGKLTDQIEGLPVSIGKLSEVTELDLSENRIVALPPSICRLRALTKLDIHSNQLVNLPDSFGDLINLTDLDLHANRLRSLPDTFGNLKKLINLDLSSNELTHLPELLGNLTSLKCLTVETNELEELPYSIGSCTMLTELRLDFNQLRALPEAVGKLESLEVLTLHYNRIKGLPTTIGNLMNLKELDLSFNELESVPENLCFATGLRKLNVGKNFADLRALPRSIGNLEMLEELDISDNQIRYLPDSFRFLSKLRLFRADETPLEIPPRHVIKLGAQAVVQFMEDYVAKRDTKTMPLKKQGSWFLCCIKPQTE; encoded by the exons ATGGCTGTAATACCTGAGCAAGTTGTGGAGACGGTGGAGGAAATTATGATGACTTACAAGTCACTTCCTCCAAGACCCACCATTGAAGAGGTTGAAGCCGCCATGTCTGTAATCAAAACAGTCAACACTGAGGAACAGTTAAAGCTTGAAGAGATTTCTAAACAAGAGCCACCTAAAAATGTTCCTCAAGACCTTTTTGTGGTTCTACAAGAGGTGAGGAAGACGGTGGTTTTGTTTCATAGTTATGAGCAGAGAAGGGAAGCTGTTCATGTTGTGGAGGTTGATAGTAAGTTTCAGATCTTTGATGATCTGATTCAGAGAGCTTCTGGGTTGGTTTCTGGTGATACCCAGATGAAGAAACCAGCGAAATTTAGTGAACCGGTTGAGAAACCCGCGAAAATTTTGAGAGATGCCGTAATTAGTGATGCTAGTTTGGTAACGACGGCAACGGCGACGGCGAAGAAGAAGAACAGGGAAGTTGAAATGAAGTCTGAGAAAATTGTTCCTTTGGGTTTGGAGAGGAGTTCTTCTGCTAAGGCCTCTTTCTATGCAG GGAACTCGGAAAAATTCAGTTTGATGAAGGTGGCGGCTCTTATTGAAAACACTGCAAAAAGCGGATCACAAGTTCTTGATCTTAAGGGAAAATTGACGGATCAGATAGAGGGGCTTCCTGTGTCAATTGGGAAATTATCAGAGGTGACTGAATTGGACTTGTCTGAAAACCGAATCGTGGCTCTTCCACCTAGTATTTGTCGCCTCAGAGCCTTAACAAAGCTTGATATCCACTCAAATCAACTTGTTAATCTTCCAGACTCGTTTGGTGATCTGATAAATCTCACTGATCTTGACCTCCATGCAAACAGGTTAAGATCACTGCCAGATACTTTCGGGAACTTGAAGAAACTCATCAATCTCGATTTGAGTTCAAATGAGTTAACCCATTTACCAGAGCTGCTCGGGAATTTGACCAGTTTGAAGTGTCTAACCGTTGAAACAAACGAGCTCGAGGAATTGCCATACTCAATCGGTTCCTGCACAATGCTTACCGAGCTAAGATTAGATTTCAATCAACTAAGAGCTCTTCCAGAGGCAGTTGGAAAGCTTGAATCCCTCGAGGTTCTCACTCTTCACTATAACAGAATCAAAGGATTACCAACAACCATAGGCAATCTTATGAACTTAAAGGAACTCGATCTTAGCTTCAATGAGCTTGAAAGCGTACCCGAGAACCTATGTTTTGCAACTGGTCTTAGGAAACTAAACGTGGGCAAGAACTTTGCTGATCTAAGAGCCTTACCACGATCAATCGGAAACCTTGAAATGCTTGAAGAGTTAGATATAAGTGACAACCAGATAAGATATTTACCAGACTCCTTCAGATTCTTATCGAAATTGAGACTTTTCCGCGCAGATGAGACGCCTCTAGAAATCCCACCTAGACATGTAATTAAATTGGGTGCTCAG GCGGTTGTTCAGTTCATGGAGGATTACGTCGCGAAGAGAGATACCAAAACTATGCCATTGAAGAAGCAGGGATCATGGTTCTTGTGCTGCATAAAGCCCCAAACGGAGTAA